In Zalophus californianus isolate mZalCal1 chromosome 4, mZalCal1.pri.v2, whole genome shotgun sequence, the following proteins share a genomic window:
- the LOC113926638 gene encoding formin-like protein 5, with the protein MAPSPPPYRPRTRARAPPPHVGASPSLPPPPPPPTHPLPALSSKSGFQSRWCPGFPPPPFSLPHVWPPPHAPSDCSPFKRGRAPGATRGGAAAVAALCPRHGTCPGGRRRKLDSGAAALPGERRHCGPAVGSPLHPALCGLLKNLDTLAPLAVWSQLYMDIIYAPAYFISNHTTPSSPLWLCGCSYNAQGSVQFKTFSLLLPLTRTLQLTR; encoded by the exons ATGGCG ccctccccgcccccctatCGCCCGcgcacacgtgcgcgcgcaccCCCACCCCACGTGGGGGCTTCGCCgtcgctgccgccgccgccgccgcctccaaCCCACCCCCTCCCGGCACTCAGCTCTAAATCCGGGTTCCAAAGTCGATGGTGCCCCGGGTTCCCTCCTCCtccattctccctcccccatgtctGGCCCCCACCACATGCCCCGAGCGACTGCTCACCTTTCAAGCGGGGCAGGGCGCCGGGAGCCACTCGGGGAGGCGCCGCCGCCGTGGCCGCTCTCTGCCCCCGCCACGGCACTTGCCCGGGTGGCCGCCGCAGGAAGCTCGACAGCGGCGCCGCGGCGCTTCCAG GGGAAAGGCGTCACTGTGGCCCCGCTGTTGGAAGTCCGCTCCATCCTGCCCTTTGTGGCCTCTTGAAAAATTTGGACACGCTAGCTCCCTTAGCGGTGTGGTCTCAACTATATATGGATATTATATATGCTCCTGCCTACTTCATCTCCAACCACACGACCCCCAGCTCACCCCTTTGGCTTTGTGGCTGTTCCTACAACGCGCAGGGCTCTGTCCAGTTCAAGACTTTCAGCTTGCTTTTGCCTCTGACTAGAACTCTTCAGTTAACTCGTTGA